In a single window of the Fibrobacterota bacterium genome:
- a CDS encoding tetratricopeptide repeat protein, giving the protein MFALFAFLAAALLAGCASTGKPAATPAPAAKKTEAHDDQRAFIAHEFFLRARQQEMEGNDAVALSYYQIAYEYDSSSRDLCFLLTDKLKGAGRLDTALTTALRCLALPGQPDSREYQMVAETYLRKGDLTSALTYYNKAVELDDQDKDLLYTLATLYESLKDIPRHVAVMEKLLPRIDYPVRLVEKQGQNYRMLGKIDSVAGLYRTAWDKTGNPLFGEKLASFYEDQEMYSSLLDVLRKLADENPDNLQYELQKARAQILAGHPDSAMTAYETLIKKNPEEREFLSPYATLLFDRGKYAEAKVLFQKLIKAQPENPIYHFFLGSIGMELKERAQAESELKKAIDLDGKVPEYWAKLASFYIKEGHEKKALDLLDKMGENGAGDKAGGVKSDSGRGDAKDWYAYYIRGIVYTQVAKKLEADAKTSPDSKTSPDAKASPDSTAPLSASAAQARRFREQGVGYYRKALELEGNNRRVLFELGVALEQLGKRGESIEVMKNLVKLDSSDATILNYLGYMLVEEGRELDYASQLIDRALTFEPENGAFLDSKGWLLYKKQDFPRARKFMEDAVAHIPQDTTILEHYALILEKLGLSNEAMEKWRQILKLDPTHELAHRKVN; this is encoded by the coding sequence ATGTTCGCCCTCTTCGCCTTCCTCGCCGCCGCCCTGCTGGCGGGATGCGCTTCCACCGGCAAGCCCGCCGCGACGCCGGCCCCGGCGGCCAAGAAGACGGAAGCCCACGACGATCAGCGCGCCTTCATCGCCCATGAATTCTTCCTGCGCGCGCGCCAGCAGGAGATGGAAGGCAACGACGCCGTCGCCCTTTCCTATTACCAGATCGCCTACGAATACGATTCCAGCAGCCGCGATCTGTGTTTCCTTTTGACGGATAAGCTGAAGGGCGCCGGCCGACTGGACACGGCCCTGACCACGGCTTTGCGTTGCCTCGCCTTGCCCGGCCAGCCCGATAGCCGCGAGTACCAGATGGTCGCCGAGACCTATCTGCGCAAAGGGGACTTGACCTCGGCGCTGACCTACTACAACAAGGCCGTTGAGCTGGACGACCAGGATAAGGATCTGCTCTATACCCTGGCGACCCTCTACGAAAGCTTGAAGGATATCCCCCGCCACGTGGCGGTGATGGAGAAGCTGTTGCCGCGCATCGATTACCCGGTGCGCCTGGTGGAAAAGCAGGGCCAGAACTACCGCATGCTAGGGAAGATCGACTCGGTGGCCGGCCTCTACCGCACGGCCTGGGACAAGACGGGCAATCCCCTGTTCGGCGAGAAGCTGGCGAGCTTCTACGAGGACCAGGAAATGTATTCCAGCCTGCTGGACGTGCTGCGCAAGCTGGCGGACGAGAATCCGGACAATCTCCAGTACGAACTCCAAAAGGCGCGGGCCCAGATCCTGGCGGGCCATCCGGATTCCGCCATGACCGCGTACGAGACCCTCATCAAAAAGAACCCCGAAGAGCGGGAATTCTTGTCCCCCTACGCGACCTTGCTCTTCGATCGCGGCAAATACGCGGAGGCCAAGGTCCTCTTCCAGAAGCTGATCAAAGCCCAACCCGAGAATCCCATCTACCATTTCTTCCTGGGCTCCATAGGGATGGAGCTGAAGGAGCGCGCGCAGGCCGAGTCCGAGCTCAAGAAGGCGATCGATCTGGACGGCAAGGTGCCGGAATACTGGGCCAAGCTGGCGTCCTTCTATATCAAGGAAGGCCACGAGAAGAAGGCGCTGGACCTGCTGGACAAGATGGGGGAGAACGGCGCAGGCGATAAGGCCGGCGGGGTTAAATCCGATAGCGGCCGGGGCGATGCCAAGGACTGGTATGCCTACTACATCCGCGGCATCGTGTACACCCAGGTGGCCAAGAAACTGGAAGCTGACGCAAAGACGTCGCCCGACTCGAAGACGTCGCCCGACGCCAAGGCGTCGCCGGACTCGACCGCGCCCCTGTCGGCTTCGGCCGCGCAGGCCAGGCGATTCCGGGAGCAGGGCGTGGGGTATTACCGTAAGGCCTTGGAGCTGGAGGGCAACAACCGGCGCGTCCTCTTCGAGTTGGGCGTGGCGCTGGAGCAATTGGGAAAGCGCGGGGAATCCATCGAGGTGATGAAGAACCTGGTCAAGCTCGACTCGTCGGATGCGACCATCCTGAATTACCTCGGATACATGCTGGTGGAGGAAGGCCGGGAGCTCGATTACGCCTCGCAGTTGATCGACCGGGCCTTGACCTTCGAGCCCGAGAACGGCGCCTTCCTGGACTCTAAAGGTTGGCTGCTCTACAAGAAGCAGGACTTCCCCAGGGCGCGCAAGTTCATGGAGGATGCGGTGGCGCACATCCCGCAGGATACGACCATCCTGGAGCATTACGCGCTCATCCTGGAGAAGCTGGGCCTCTCGAACGAGGCCATGGAAAAGTGGCGGCAGATCCTGAAGTTGGATCCGACCCATGAGTTGGCCCACCGCAAGGTGAACTAG